A genomic region of Phoenix dactylifera cultivar Barhee BC4 unplaced genomic scaffold, palm_55x_up_171113_PBpolish2nd_filt_p 000673F, whole genome shotgun sequence contains the following coding sequences:
- the LOC103716262 gene encoding BAG family molecular chaperone regulator 1-like isoform X2, whose protein sequence is MRRTGSDGGPAAELEEAGREVEWEMRPGGMLVQKRPADPGAAAAPEVRVRISYGPARYEVSVSSLATFGELKKLLTAETGLQPGEQRLMYRGKERRDGEYLDLCGVKNLSKMVLVQDPTSLERRYVEMRRNARIHSAQRTISDVSLEVDKLADQAKRVQKCVEILDVLKISNARLNPVVITTKWEIFDPPTTTRWEFFD, encoded by the exons ATGAGGAGAACGGGGTCGGACGGGGGACCGGCGGCGGAGTTGGAGGAGGCGGGGAGGGAGGTGGAGTGGGAGATGAGACCCGGGGGGATGCTGGTCCAGAAGCGGCCGGCGGATCCCGGGGCTGCGGCGGCGCCGGAGGTGCGAGTGCGGATCTCGTACGGCCCTGCCAGGTACGAGGTGTCCGTCAGCTCCCTCGCCACCTTCG GGGAGTTGAAGAAGCTTCTGACGGCGGAGACGGGGTTGCAGCCGGGGGAGCAGAGGCTGATGTACAGAGGGAAGGAGAGGAGGGACGGCGAATACCTGGATCTTTGTGGAGTGAAGAACCTGTCGAAGATGGTGTTGGTCCAGGACCCGACGAGCCTCGAGAGGAGATACGTGGAGATGAGGAGGAATGCCAGGATCCATAGCGCCCAACGAACCATCTCCGACGTATCTCTGGAGGTCGACAAGTTGGCCGACCAG GCTAAGAGGGTGCAAAAGTGTGTTGAAATTTTAGATGTTCTCAAGATCTCAAATGCCAGATTAAATCCTGTGGTCATTACAACTAAGTGGGAAATATTTGATCCCCCAACAACGACACGATGGGAATTTTTTGACTGA
- the LOC103716262 gene encoding BAG family molecular chaperone regulator 1-like isoform X1, with translation MRRTGSDGGPAAELEEAGREVEWEMRPGGMLVQKRPADPGAAAAPEVRVRISYGPARYEVSVSSLATFGELKKLLTAETGLQPGEQRLMYRGKERRDGEYLDLCGVKNLSKMVLVQDPTSLERRYVEMRRNARIHSAQRTISDVSLEVDKLADQVTAIEKSISNGNKVAEVQITTLIELLMRQAVKLDCIPTEGDASSQKNLQAKRVQKCVEILDVLKISNARLNPVVITTKWEIFDPPTTTRWEFFD, from the exons ATGAGGAGAACGGGGTCGGACGGGGGACCGGCGGCGGAGTTGGAGGAGGCGGGGAGGGAGGTGGAGTGGGAGATGAGACCCGGGGGGATGCTGGTCCAGAAGCGGCCGGCGGATCCCGGGGCTGCGGCGGCGCCGGAGGTGCGAGTGCGGATCTCGTACGGCCCTGCCAGGTACGAGGTGTCCGTCAGCTCCCTCGCCACCTTCG GGGAGTTGAAGAAGCTTCTGACGGCGGAGACGGGGTTGCAGCCGGGGGAGCAGAGGCTGATGTACAGAGGGAAGGAGAGGAGGGACGGCGAATACCTGGATCTTTGTGGAGTGAAGAACCTGTCGAAGATGGTGTTGGTCCAGGACCCGACGAGCCTCGAGAGGAGATACGTGGAGATGAGGAGGAATGCCAGGATCCATAGCGCCCAACGAACCATCTCCGACGTATCTCTGGAGGTCGACAAGTTGGCCGACCAG GTTACTGCCATAGAGAAATCTATATCCAATGGGAATAAGGTAGCAGAAGTACAGATCACAACATTGATAGAATTGCTTATGAGACAAGCAGTCAAACTAGATTGTATCCCTACTGAAGGAGACGCTTCTTCCCAGAAAAATCTACAG GCTAAGAGGGTGCAAAAGTGTGTTGAAATTTTAGATGTTCTCAAGATCTCAAATGCCAGATTAAATCCTGTGGTCATTACAACTAAGTGGGAAATATTTGATCCCCCAACAACGACACGATGGGAATTTTTTGACTGA